The Hyperolius riggenbachi isolate aHypRig1 chromosome 3, aHypRig1.pri, whole genome shotgun sequence genome window below encodes:
- the LOC137560916 gene encoding uncharacterized protein PF3D7_1120000-like isoform X1 gives MSRPWLHRDTDGLYQKGLPHCETCASLRATINQMEKDKEEALQVQQKSFQKQLADIARNRKHLEEERVAILRHKLQLEMEQSMQEIRQSWGKESTEALQEACQEVRREAETEREKAIREVKAEAELYYKERVKVAVREAVVEEQRKEEEQKEELRRQQAEELHSFKEKICTVQEQLKKVVGEKMDFESRFQELQLNYKRFIDLTDSALHSDYLLRLIRLGKPPGYAHCAVQTDSGVSSV, from the exons ATGTCTCGTCCCTGGCTGCACAGAGACACAG ATGGACTCTACCAGAAGGGGTTACCGCACTGTGAGACCTGTGCCAGTCTGCGTGCCACCATTAACCAGATGGAGAAGGACAAAGAAGAGGCTCTGCAAGTCCAACAAAAG AGTTTCCAGAAGCAGCTGGCGGACATAGCGAGGAACCGGAAACACCTGGAGGAAGAGCGCGTCGCCATACTGCGCCACAAGCTGCAGCTGGAGATGGAGCAAAGCATGCAGGAGATACGCCAGAGCTGGGGGAAGGAATCCACAGAGGCCCTGCAGGAGGCGTGTCAGGAAGTGAGGAGAGAGGCGGAGACAGAGCGTGAGAAGGCCATACGGGAGGTCAAAGCGGAGGCCGAG TTGTATTATAAGGAGCGGGTGAAGGTCGCGGTGCGCGAGGCTGTAGTGGAGGAACAGAGGAAGGAGGAAGAGCAGAAGGAGGAGCTAAGAAGACAGCAGGCGGAAGAGCtccactcctttaaagagaa AATCTGCACTGTCCAGGAGCAACTGAAGAAGGTGGTCGGGGAGAAGATGGACTTTGAGAGCCGTTTTCAG GAGCTGCAACTGAACTACAAGCGCTTCATCGACCTGACAGACTCCGCCCTTCATTCGGATTACCTCCTGCGATTGATACGCTTGGGCAAGCCTCCTGGTTATGCCCACTGCGCCGTGCAGACAGACTCCGGGGTCTCTTCTGTGTGA